In a single window of the Plasmodium cynomolgi strain B DNA, chromosome 6, whole genome shotgun sequence genome:
- a CDS encoding deoxyribose-phosphate aldolase (putative) has protein sequence MANYAETFAAWTAICLTDHTLLGDNDTEDDVRALCQEAVKTCPFAAAVCVHPHFVKFINEQIKKEINPFKPKIACVINFPEGTDPIEKVLEDTCKAVSDGVDEVDLVINYKKIIEDPKVGIEEATVLTKRVKEVLKEKVLKVIIEVGVLKSEDLIIQTTLAVLEGNADFVKTSTGKAQVNVTPSSAKAIIKAIKLHLEEHPEKKDKIGLKVSGSIKDLSMASYYVLLARNVFSALACHPNHFRIGSSSLVPKLRKVIENCPPC, from the coding sequence ATGGCGAACTACGCAGAGACGTTCGCCGCGTGGACGGCCATCTGTCTGACGGACCACACCCTCCTGGGCGACAACGACACTGAGGATGACGTGAGAGCGTTATGCCAAGAGGCAGTAAAAACGTGTCCTTTCGCAGCGGCAGTTTGCGTtcacccccattttgtaaaattcataaatgaacaaataaaaaaagaaatcaatcCCTTCAAACCAAAAATCGCATGTGTCATAAATTTCCCAGAAGGCACAGATCCAATAGAGAAAGTGCTTGAAGATACTTGCAAGGCAGTTAGTGATGGGGTCGATGAAGTAGATCTGGTGATtaactataaaaaaattattgaggATCCAAAGGTAGGGATTGAAGAAGCTACTGTTTTAACGAAGAGAGTTAAAGAGGTGTTAAAGGAGAAAGTACTTAAGGTAATAATTGAAGTTGGGGTGTTGAAGTCTGAGGATTTAATTATCCAAACGACGTTAGCTGTGTTGGAGGGGAATGCAGACTTCGTGAAGACGTCGACGGGGAAGGCACAGGTCAATGTGACGCCCAGTTCAGCCAAAGCAATAATCAAAGCAATAAAACTGCACTTAGAGGAACATCCggagaaaaaggacaaaattgGACTGAAGGTTTCTGGGAGCATAAAGGACCTTAGCATGGCTAGCTACTACGTTTTGTTGGCGAGGAATGTGTTCAGTGCCTTGGCTTGCCACCCGAACCACTTCCGCATCGGGTCCTCTTCACTCGTCCCCAAGCTCCGGAAGGTCATTGAGAACTGCCCTCCGTGTTAG
- a CDS encoding ATP-dependent RNA helicase (putative) has protein sequence MEIAKQLTYGLNLTRCLKNEDLMSLKRENLKPLKNIFNISKGKDEEKGPNGRERMGNHERKENRERKESHERTAELVSFSEFCADPSLVASYMKGNKINVEFVNMSGSVMPIRFFEDISRELSGEEIRVSGIPTASVEGTTLPRSDYQKLINTVKGTFGFKTPTNIQKICIPTIMSGWNTICISQTGSGKTCAFLIPLLVRLICSGTQGEKQREEKQQGEKQLEEKQQEPVVADSVAKQKGPHSPPGRDDNHESDAEEKKNSTPIRSLILVPTNELASQIHEHALVLFEAFPQFTVLHLTKEDQVREEEEPIDVCICTPLILIHLIEMNKVTLSKCMLVVFDEVDKLFEVNFLNQVKKLLVVIQRRKMQKVFTTATLPGNTRSFISTLCPTYALVYFGQSINSVNRNVKQELLYVNSEEEKGLVLRNLVLGGGLHIPVLVFVNGVEKAKKVHATLRRAVSGVSGVGEAGSVGEAGGGVKAPHVSLLTSERTKEERMQVFKHLQEGHVWYLVCTDVLSRGIDIHGIETVINYDVCYDKYSYIHRVGRACRSDAEG, from the coding sequence ATGGAGATAGCCAAACAGCTAACCTACGGACTGAATTTAACACGgtgcttaaaaaatgaagacttGATGAGTTTGAAGAGGGAGAACCTGAAGCcgctaaaaaatattttcaacatAAGTAAGGGGAAGGATGAGGAGAAGGGACCAAATGGGAGAGAGAGGATGGGAAATCAtgagaggaaggagaatcGTGAGAGGAAGGAGAGTCACGAGAGGACAGCCGAACTGGTGAGTTTTTCCGAATTCTGTGCGGACCCCAGTTTGGTGGCAAGCTACATGAAGggcaataaaataaacgtcGAATTTGTGAACATGAGCGGGAGTGTGATGCCAATTCGTTTCTTCGAGGATATTTCAAGGGAGCTAAGTGGAGAAGAGATCAGGGTGAGCGGCATACCCACCGCATCAGTGGAGGGGACCACCCTTCCAAGGAGTGACTACCAAAAATTGATTAACACAGTTAAGGGGACTTTTGGATTTAAAACCCCAACGAACATTCAGAAAATTTGCATCCCCACGATTATGAGCGGGTGGAACACCATCTGCATTTCTCAGACGGGTAGTGGGAAGACCTGCGCCTTTTTGATTCCCCTGCTGGTTCGGCTAATCTGTTCAGGCAcacagggggagaagcagcgggaggagaagcagcagggggagaagcagctggaggagaagcagcaggAACCCGTGGTGGCTGATTCTGTGGCGAAGCAGAAGGGCCCACATTCCCCTCCGGGGAGGGACGACAACCATGAATCGGACgcggaagagaaaaaaaattcgaccCCCATTCGAAGCCTTATCCTTGTGCCGACGAACGAGCTGGCTAGCCAAATACACGAGCACGCATTGGTTCTGTTTGAGGCATTTCCACAGTTTACGGTTCTACATCTAACGAAGGAAGACCAAGtgagagaagaagaagaacccaTAGATGTGTGCATCTGCACCCCGTTAATACTTATCCACCTTATTGAAATGAACAAAGTGACCCTGTCCAAATGCATGCTCGTCGTGTTTGATGAAGTTGACAAATTATTTgaggtgaattttttaaatcaagTGAAAAAGCTACTAGTAGTAATTCAGAGACGAAAGATGCAGAAGGTGTTTACGACGGCCACACTACCAGGTAACACTCGCTCCTTCATCAGTACCCTCTGTCCCACGTATGCTCTCGTGTACTTTGGTCAGAGTATTAACTCAGTTAATAGGAATGTGAAGCAGGAGTTGCTTTATGTAAATagcgaggaggaaaaggggTTGGTGTTGCGTAATTTGGTTTTGGGAGGAGGGTTGCACATCCCCGTGCTGGTCTTCGTGAACGGCGTGGAGAAGGCGAAGAAGGTACACGCCACGCTGCGTCGCGCGGTGAGCGGGGTTAGCGGCGTTGGCGAGGCTGGCAGTGTTGGAGAGGCTGGCGGCGGGGTGAAGGCGCCGCACGTCTCCCTGCTCACGTCCGAAAGAACCAAAGAGGAAAGGATGCAGGTTTTTAAGCACCTACAGGAAGGACACGTATGGTACCTAGTGTGCACGGATGTCTTGAGCAGAGGAATCGATATCCATGGAATCGAAACGGTAATTAATTACGACGTCTGTTATGACAAGTATAGCTATATCCACAGGGTGGGTCGGGCGTGCCGCTCAGATGCGGAGGGAG